From a region of the Flavobacterium branchiarum genome:
- a CDS encoding 3'-5' exonuclease: protein MIEKLNLNNILFLDIETVPETADFGELDDEMKELWEHKTQYQRKEDFTAEEFYDRAGIWAEFGKIVCISVGYFTIKGDVRNFRVTSFFGDEVKILKDFNNLLNNHYNKPYHVLCGHNAKEFDIPFIARRMIINQIAIPDKLNLFGKKPWEVPHLDTLELWKFGDYKHFTSLKLLTKILGIPSPKGDIDGSQVGHVFYVEKDIDRIVTYCEKDTIAVAQIFLRLRREDLLIEDEIIHV, encoded by the coding sequence ATGATTGAAAAATTAAATCTAAACAACATCCTTTTTCTAGATATAGAAACCGTTCCCGAAACAGCCGATTTTGGAGAACTCGATGATGAGATGAAAGAACTCTGGGAACATAAAACACAATATCAGCGAAAAGAAGATTTCACAGCCGAAGAGTTTTATGACCGAGCAGGAATTTGGGCAGAGTTTGGTAAAATTGTTTGTATTTCAGTTGGTTATTTTACCATCAAAGGAGATGTCCGAAATTTTAGAGTCACTTCATTTTTTGGAGATGAGGTGAAAATTCTGAAAGACTTCAATAATCTCTTGAATAATCATTACAACAAACCGTACCATGTTTTGTGCGGGCATAACGCGAAGGAATTCGATATTCCGTTTATTGCCAGACGAATGATTATCAACCAAATTGCTATTCCAGACAAGCTGAATCTATTTGGAAAAAAACCATGGGAAGTTCCTCATTTAGATACACTTGAATTGTGGAAATTTGGTGATTATAAGCATTTTACGTCCTTAAAATTATTGACAAAAATCCTCGGAATCCCTTCGCCAAAAGGTGATATAGACGGAAGTCAGGTCGGACATGTTTTTTATGTAGAGAAAGATATCGATAGAATCGTAACCTATTGCGAAAAAGATACCATTGCTGTTGCGCAAATATTCCTTCGCTTACGACGTGAAGATTTATTGATAGAGGACGAGATAATACATGTTTAG
- a CDS encoding winged helix DNA-binding domain-containing protein, with protein sequence MTHPEIAFLRMASQKILKTDFHEPQEIVKHLGAMQAQDYAMAKWAIGSRCDASEKSIEEAINSGKIIRTHILRPTWHFVSDEDIYWMLDVSGPQVKKIVLSAAKKNGFDQKKLDKVNSSIEKILAGNNSLTRDEIMQELDVKKNSGEGFFNSTIFMMNAELDGLVCNGKMKGKQLTYSLLEEKVPRRNTKLTKEEGLAKLAKRYFESHGPATVIDFTWWSGFPATTAKLAIQSVESELDSIELDGKKYWFKKGLPSEISTPKSIHFLPSFDEILISYKTREITIAKEHQANAFTNNGIFWPIIIEDEKVIGTWKRALKKEHTKIETNFFETISDDKKNLVLKAITPFESYLETKIVIE encoded by the coding sequence ATGACACATCCAGAAATAGCGTTTTTGAGAATGGCTTCACAAAAAATACTGAAGACAGATTTTCATGAACCACAAGAAATTGTAAAACATTTAGGAGCTATGCAGGCGCAAGACTATGCAATGGCAAAATGGGCAATTGGTTCGCGATGTGATGCTTCAGAAAAAAGCATAGAAGAAGCTATTAATTCAGGTAAAATTATCCGAACACATATTTTACGTCCAACTTGGCATTTCGTTTCAGATGAAGATATATACTGGATGCTAGATGTTTCGGGACCACAGGTAAAAAAGATAGTTCTTTCGGCAGCTAAAAAAAATGGTTTTGACCAGAAAAAATTGGATAAAGTCAATTCATCAATCGAAAAAATATTAGCAGGGAACAATTCGCTGACTCGCGATGAAATCATGCAAGAATTGGATGTTAAGAAAAATTCGGGAGAAGGTTTTTTCAATAGTACCATCTTCATGATGAATGCAGAACTAGATGGTTTAGTGTGTAACGGAAAAATGAAAGGGAAGCAGTTAACGTATTCATTGCTAGAAGAAAAAGTTCCAAGAAGAAATACCAAACTAACCAAAGAAGAAGGACTCGCAAAACTCGCAAAGCGATATTTTGAAAGCCACGGACCAGCAACAGTAATAGATTTTACTTGGTGGTCTGGTTTTCCTGCTACAACAGCAAAACTGGCTATTCAATCAGTAGAATCAGAACTAGATTCCATTGAATTAGATGGTAAAAAGTATTGGTTTAAAAAAGGACTTCCTTCAGAAATTAGTACTCCCAAAAGCATTCATTTTCTTCCTTCTTTTGATGAGATTTTAATCTCCTATAAAACTCGAGAAATCACCATTGCCAAAGAGCATCAAGCCAACGCTTTCACAAACAATGGTATCTTTTGGCCAATAATAATCGAAGACGAAAAAGTTATTGGAACATGGAAACGAGCGCTAAAAAAGGAGCATACAAAGATAGAAACCAATTTTTTTGAAACGATATCTGATGATAAAAAGAACCTTGTTTTAAAAGCTATTACTCCATTTGAGAGTTACTTAGAAACTAAAATTGTTATCGAATAA
- a CDS encoding nucleoside recognition domain-containing protein: MVLSRFWLAIFISSIAFIVISLFTGNTYTIDYVLNGKKDEPILISEKYIDQIPAFVRDSIKNAPDQTIIINYDASNADTTYVYKNKTVKIFSGVQKSDGLLPTCKSTLVDLILPLIAYLAFFCGLMELLIISGASGKLAKGLSPVFVKVFPSIPKNHPSISYMTLNFAANFLGLDSAATPFGLKAMESLQEINPDKDKASDAQIMFMCLHASGLTLIATSIIGYRAAAGATNPADVMLPCIITSFIGTIAAFLIVGVKQKINFKSASLVLGLMVMIAGIVGLLFYVNSLDLIGKNFFTSNLSGLILFAIIGFTLVFSLRHEKKFIAADTTVFDAFVVGANNGVKTGVTIFPYVLGMLVAISLFRNSGLFEIISHWIAFIFSNMGVSKEITDALPVAMLRPFSSAGSRGFLIDSMNTFGADSMTGRLSSIFQCSAESTFYVIAVYFGSVNIKNTRYALGTMLLVDVICVITAIFVASWFF; this comes from the coding sequence ATGGTATTAAGTAGATTCTGGTTAGCTATTTTTATTTCGTCAATTGCTTTTATCGTAATCAGTTTGTTTACTGGTAATACATATACTATTGATTATGTATTGAATGGTAAGAAAGACGAGCCTATTTTAATCTCAGAAAAATATATCGATCAAATCCCTGCTTTTGTTAGAGATAGTATCAAGAATGCTCCAGATCAAACCATAATTATCAATTATGACGCATCAAATGCTGATACGACCTATGTATATAAAAACAAAACCGTAAAGATCTTTAGTGGTGTTCAAAAATCAGACGGATTATTACCTACATGTAAAAGTACTTTAGTCGATTTAATATTACCGCTTATTGCTTATTTGGCTTTTTTCTGCGGATTGATGGAGCTTTTAATCATTTCCGGTGCCTCGGGAAAACTAGCTAAAGGCTTGAGTCCAGTATTTGTAAAAGTGTTTCCAAGTATTCCAAAAAATCATCCTTCTATTTCTTATATGACTTTAAATTTTGCTGCAAATTTCTTGGGATTAGATTCTGCTGCTACACCATTTGGACTTAAAGCCATGGAAAGTCTCCAGGAAATTAATCCAGACAAAGATAAAGCCAGTGATGCGCAGATTATGTTTATGTGTTTGCATGCGTCAGGACTTACATTAATTGCAACGTCTATCATTGGGTATCGTGCTGCAGCTGGTGCAACAAATCCAGCCGATGTAATGTTGCCTTGTATTATTACCTCTTTTATCGGGACAATTGCAGCTTTTTTAATAGTTGGAGTAAAACAAAAAATTAATTTCAAAAGTGCTTCTTTAGTTTTAGGCTTGATGGTTATGATTGCTGGAATTGTTGGGCTTTTATTTTATGTAAATAGTTTAGATCTAATCGGTAAAAACTTCTTTACATCAAATCTTTCGGGATTAATATTATTTGCAATCATTGGGTTTACATTGGTTTTCTCACTTAGACATGAGAAAAAATTTATCGCGGCAGACACAACTGTTTTTGACGCATTTGTGGTAGGAGCAAATAATGGAGTTAAAACAGGAGTTACTATATTTCCTTATGTTTTAGGAATGTTAGTTGCTATATCCTTATTCAGAAACAGTGGTTTATTTGAAATTATTAGTCATTGGATTGCTTTTATTTTCTCCAATATGGGTGTGAGTAAAGAAATCACAGATGCATTACCAGTGGCAATGCTTCGTCCTTTCAGTTCAGCAGGGTCACGTGGATTCCTTATAGATTCAATGAATACTTTTGGAGCAGATTCTATGACTGGAAGATTGAGTAGTATTTTTCAATGTAGTGCCGAAAGTACTTTTTATGTAATTGCAGTTTACTTTGGTTCTGTGAACATAAAAAATACCCGCTACGCTTTAGGAACGATGCTTTTAGTAGATGTAATTTGTGTGATTACAGCTATATTTGTGGCAAGTTGGTTTTTTTAG
- a CDS encoding CoA transferase subunit B: MLTKEDIAKRIAQELKDRFFVNLGIGIPTLVANYIPEGIDVEFQSENGVLGMGPFPFEGEEDADVINAGKQTITTLPGASFFDSAFSFGMIRSQKVDLTILGAMEVSENGDIANWKIPGKMVKGMGGAMDLVASAENIIVAMMHVNKAGESKILKKCSLPLTGVGCVKKVVTELAVLEITPKGFKLLERAPGVSVEHIIASTEADLIIEGDIPEMIIN; encoded by the coding sequence ATGTTGACAAAAGAAGATATTGCAAAACGAATTGCACAAGAGCTTAAAGACCGTTTTTTCGTGAATTTAGGCATCGGAATACCTACATTGGTGGCAAACTATATTCCCGAAGGAATTGATGTCGAATTTCAAAGCGAAAACGGTGTTTTAGGAATGGGACCTTTCCCTTTTGAAGGTGAAGAAGATGCTGATGTTATTAATGCAGGAAAACAAACCATAACGACATTACCTGGGGCTAGTTTTTTTGATTCGGCTTTTAGCTTTGGAATGATTCGCAGTCAAAAAGTAGATTTAACAATCCTTGGCGCTATGGAAGTTTCTGAAAATGGTGATATTGCCAACTGGAAGATTCCTGGCAAAATGGTAAAAGGAATGGGTGGCGCTATGGATTTAGTTGCTTCTGCCGAAAACATTATTGTTGCCATGATGCATGTAAACAAAGCGGGCGAGTCTAAAATATTAAAAAAATGTAGCTTACCGCTAACAGGAGTAGGTTGTGTGAAGAAAGTCGTTACCGAATTAGCTGTTTTAGAAATAACACCAAAAGGTTTTAAACTATTAGAACGCGCTCCCGGAGTTTCTGTTGAACACATCATCGCTTCAACCGAAGCTGACTTAATAATTGAAGGTGACATTCCTGAGATGATTATCAATTAG
- a CDS encoding CoA transferase subunit A: MISKKVNTVQEAIQGIKNDMTIMFGGFGLCGIPENTIAELVKKETSGLTCISNNAGVDDFGLGLLLQKKQIKKMISSYVGENAEFERQMLSGELDVELIPQGTLAERCRSAQAGIPAFFTPAGYGTEVAEGKEVREFNGKMHIMEEAFKADFAIVKAWKGDEAGNLIFKGTARNFNACMAGGATITIAEVEELVPAGTLDPNQIHIPGIMVQRIFQGEKFEKRIEQRTVRQKK; this comes from the coding sequence ATGATTAGTAAAAAAGTCAACACAGTTCAGGAAGCAATTCAAGGAATCAAAAACGACATGACAATTATGTTTGGCGGATTTGGTTTATGTGGCATTCCAGAAAACACTATTGCCGAATTGGTAAAGAAAGAAACCTCAGGACTTACTTGCATCTCTAATAATGCAGGTGTTGATGATTTTGGTTTGGGATTATTACTGCAAAAAAAGCAAATCAAGAAAATGATTTCTTCTTACGTTGGTGAAAATGCCGAATTCGAACGTCAGATGCTTTCTGGAGAATTAGATGTAGAACTCATCCCACAAGGAACATTGGCAGAACGTTGTCGTTCGGCACAGGCTGGAATCCCTGCTTTTTTTACGCCTGCAGGCTACGGAACAGAAGTTGCCGAAGGAAAAGAAGTTCGCGAATTTAATGGAAAAATGCACATTATGGAAGAAGCCTTCAAAGCTGATTTTGCAATTGTAAAAGCATGGAAAGGCGATGAAGCTGGAAATCTTATTTTTAAAGGAACGGCTAGAAACTTTAATGCTTGTATGGCTGGTGGAGCAACAATCACCATTGCCGAAGTGGAAGAACTAGTACCTGCTGGAACATTGGATCCAAATCAAATTCATATTCCTGGAATTATGGTGCAACGCATCTTTCAAGGAGAGAAATTCGAAAAGAGAATCGAACAACGCACTGTTCGTCAGAAGAAATAG
- a CDS encoding penicillin-binding protein 1A: protein MAAKKNNPTKTDKDINYYKKTFWKIFGYGLLGVITFFLFASWGIFGSMPSFEDLENPDSNLATEIISSDGVVIGKYFQTNRSQLKYSDLPKSLVEALIATEDERFYEHSGIDGRGTLRAIASLGTSGGASTLTQQLAKQLFHGEGSKFLPFRIVQKVKEWIIAIRLERQYTKNEIIAMYCNVYDFGNYSVGVSSAAQTYFSKEPKDLTMDESAILVGMFKNSGLYNPVRNPQGVKNRRNVVLAQMEKAGMITEDQKNKLQALPISLKFKLESHREGTATYFREYLRDYMKKWAAENKKPDGSDYNIYKDGLKIYTTIDSRMQLHAEEAVSAHMKNLQEEFFLQSKTNKNAPFVNISEAETQRIINQAMKSSYRWSVMKAADKSDEEIIKSFGEKTKMTVFTWKGERDTIMTPLDSIRYYKHFLQAGLMAMEPQTGSIKAWVGGINYKYFQYDHVGQGARQVGSTFKPFVYAAAIEQLNMSPCDSILDGPFMIHKGRHNVTADWEPRNSDNRYRGMVTLKQGLANSINTVSAKLIDRVGPEAVVELAHKLGVKSQIPAQPSIALGAVEITVEDMVAAYSTFANQGVYVKPQFLNRIENKSGEVIYEPIPESHDVLNKDIAFAVIKLLQGVTESGSGSRLRTEGGGSGDKRWTGYPYMFRNPIAGKTGTTQNQSDGWFMGMVPNLVTGVWVGCEDRSARFKSITYGQGATAALPVWGYFMKLCYADPALQVSKSEFERPANLSIKVDCYSAPKVKDTTDIEQNTDEFEL, encoded by the coding sequence ATGGCTGCAAAAAAAAACAATCCAACAAAAACTGATAAAGACATTAATTACTACAAAAAGACCTTTTGGAAAATTTTTGGTTACGGTTTATTAGGTGTTATTACCTTTTTCTTATTTGCTTCATGGGGAATTTTTGGTTCTATGCCTTCTTTTGAAGACTTAGAAAATCCAGATTCAAATTTAGCTACCGAAATCATCTCTTCGGATGGCGTTGTAATTGGTAAATATTTCCAAACAAACAGATCACAATTAAAATACTCTGACTTGCCTAAAAGCTTAGTAGAAGCACTTATAGCAACAGAAGATGAGCGTTTTTACGAACATTCAGGTATTGACGGACGTGGAACTTTAAGAGCTATTGCTAGTTTAGGAACAAGTGGAGGTGCAAGTACCCTTACGCAACAATTAGCAAAACAACTATTTCACGGAGAGGGATCTAAATTTTTACCTTTTAGAATTGTACAGAAAGTAAAAGAATGGATTATTGCTATTCGTTTAGAAAGACAATACACTAAAAACGAAATCATTGCAATGTATTGCAATGTATATGATTTTGGTAATTACTCGGTTGGTGTTAGCTCTGCTGCACAAACGTATTTCTCTAAAGAACCAAAAGACTTAACAATGGATGAATCGGCTATACTAGTCGGAATGTTCAAAAATTCAGGCTTATACAATCCGGTGAGAAACCCTCAAGGAGTTAAAAATCGTCGTAATGTAGTACTTGCTCAAATGGAAAAAGCAGGTATGATAACTGAGGATCAAAAAAACAAGCTACAAGCACTTCCTATCTCACTAAAGTTCAAACTAGAAAGCCACCGCGAAGGAACTGCAACTTACTTTAGAGAATACCTACGTGACTATATGAAAAAATGGGCTGCTGAGAATAAAAAACCAGACGGTTCGGACTACAACATTTATAAAGATGGTCTAAAAATATATACCACTATTGATTCAAGAATGCAATTACATGCTGAAGAAGCAGTTAGTGCGCACATGAAAAACCTACAAGAAGAATTTTTCTTACAATCAAAAACAAACAAAAATGCTCCTTTCGTTAATATTTCAGAAGCTGAAACACAACGAATTATAAACCAAGCAATGAAATCTTCGTACCGTTGGTCAGTAATGAAAGCTGCCGATAAAAGCGATGAAGAAATCATAAAATCATTTGGCGAAAAAACAAAAATGACTGTATTTACTTGGAAAGGTGAACGAGATACTATTATGACTCCTCTAGATTCTATCCGTTATTACAAACACTTTTTACAAGCTGGTTTAATGGCAATGGAGCCACAAACTGGTAGCATCAAGGCTTGGGTTGGTGGAATCAATTACAAATATTTCCAATACGATCACGTAGGTCAAGGAGCGAGACAAGTAGGTTCTACATTTAAGCCTTTTGTTTACGCTGCGGCAATTGAGCAATTAAATATGTCTCCTTGCGACTCTATTCTTGATGGTCCATTCATGATTCATAAAGGACGCCACAACGTTACCGCAGATTGGGAGCCAAGAAACTCTGACAACAGATACCGCGGGATGGTAACTTTGAAACAAGGTTTAGCAAACTCTATCAATACGGTTTCGGCAAAGTTAATCGACCGTGTTGGTCCAGAAGCAGTAGTTGAACTTGCACATAAATTAGGTGTAAAATCTCAAATTCCAGCACAACCTTCGATTGCATTAGGAGCGGTTGAAATAACGGTTGAAGACATGGTTGCTGCCTACAGTACTTTTGCTAATCAAGGAGTTTATGTAAAACCACAGTTCTTAAATAGAATTGAAAATAAAAGTGGCGAAGTAATCTACGAGCCAATCCCAGAGTCACATGATGTACTAAATAAAGATATTGCCTTTGCAGTAATTAAATTGCTACAAGGAGTTACCGAAAGCGGATCTGGTTCTCGTTTACGTACTGAAGGTGGTGGTAGCGGAGACAAACGTTGGACAGGATATCCATACATGTTCCGTAATCCTATTGCAGGAAAAACAGGAACAACACAAAATCAGTCAGATGGTTGGTTTATGGGTATGGTTCCAAACTTAGTAACGGGTGTTTGGGTAGGTTGTGAAGACCGTTCGGCACGTTTTAAAAGTATTACTTACGGACAAGGTGCAACAGCAGCCTTACCTGTTTGGGGATATTTCATGAAACTTTGTTATGCCGATCCTGCTTTACAAGTATCAAAATCTGAATTCGAAAGACCTGCAAATCTTTCTATAAAAGTGGATTGCTACTCGGCTCCTAAAGTCAAAGACACAACAGACATTGAACAAAACACAGACGAATTCGAACTGTAG
- a CDS encoding gliding motility lipoprotein GldH, giving the protein MRIKNSGILLLVAILLFSCDKKRVFDEYKSVGSAWHKDSIVTFDLPELDSTKRYNLFVNLRDNNNYPYNNIFLIVALETQSGFTKVDTLEYQMAHPDGTLMGNGFTDIKESKLFYKEDVKFKGKYKVHIKQAVRQSGKVPGVQQLEGITDVGFRIEKKD; this is encoded by the coding sequence ATGAGAATAAAAAATAGCGGGATTCTTCTTTTAGTGGCTATACTCCTTTTTTCTTGCGATAAAAAAAGAGTATTTGATGAATACAAATCTGTGGGTTCTGCTTGGCATAAAGACAGTATTGTAACATTTGATTTACCAGAATTAGATTCAACAAAACGATACAATCTATTTGTGAACTTGAGAGACAACAATAATTATCCTTACAATAATATTTTTTTAATTGTTGCTCTTGAAACCCAAAGCGGATTCACCAAAGTTGATACTCTTGAGTACCAAATGGCACATCCAGACGGAACTTTAATGGGCAACGGATTCACCGATATAAAAGAAAGCAAACTCTTTTATAAAGAAGATGTTAAGTTTAAAGGAAAATACAAAGTTCATATCAAACAAGCTGTTAGACAATCAGGAAAAGTACCTGGAGTACAACAACTTGAAGGGATTACTGATGTAGGTTTTAGAATTGAAAAAAAAGATTAG
- a CDS encoding PSP1 domain-containing protein, with protein sequence MACTSCSTSDGGAPKGCKNNGTCGTDSCNKLTVFDWLSNMSLPNGEAPFDCVEVRFKNGRKEFFRNVDKLTLSIGDIVATVASPGHDIGIVTLTGELVKIQMKKKGVNPASNEVPKIYRKASQKDIDIWSAAREREEPMKVRARELAIAQKLEMKISDIEFQGDGSKATFYYTANDRVDFRLLIKDFAKEFSTRVEMKQVGFRQEAARLGGIGSCGRELCCSTWLTDFRSVNTSAARYQQLSLNPQKLAGQCGKLKCCLNYELDTYMDALKDFPDYDTKLVTEKGDAVCQKQDIFKGLMWFAYTNNFANWHVLKIDQVKEIVAENKLKKRVSSLEDFAIEVTQEPEKDFNNAMGQESLTRFDQPKRKKKPAKKRKTIGENAAAATAATVITPANNQAPRSIKPNGNKPNGNKPNGNNNNNNNNKPKNNAGNDKKPAEPRKPIIITKNENKK encoded by the coding sequence ATGGCATGTACAAGTTGTTCAACTTCTGATGGTGGCGCACCTAAGGGTTGTAAAAATAATGGGACTTGCGGCACCGATAGCTGCAACAAATTAACCGTTTTTGATTGGCTTTCTAATATGAGTTTACCAAACGGAGAAGCTCCTTTTGATTGTGTTGAAGTACGTTTTAAAAACGGCAGAAAAGAATTCTTTAGAAACGTAGATAAATTAACTTTAAGTATTGGAGATATCGTTGCAACTGTAGCATCTCCAGGACATGATATAGGAATTGTAACTCTTACAGGCGAATTGGTAAAAATTCAAATGAAGAAAAAAGGAGTTAATCCTGCTAGTAACGAAGTTCCTAAAATTTACCGTAAAGCCTCTCAAAAAGATATCGATATCTGGTCGGCTGCACGTGAAAGAGAAGAACCAATGAAAGTTCGAGCACGTGAATTAGCTATTGCTCAAAAACTAGAAATGAAAATCTCCGATATTGAATTTCAAGGAGACGGATCGAAAGCAACTTTTTATTATACTGCAAATGACAGAGTCGATTTTAGACTTTTAATTAAAGATTTTGCTAAAGAATTCAGTACCAGAGTCGAAATGAAACAAGTTGGTTTCCGTCAGGAAGCAGCTCGTTTAGGAGGAATTGGTTCATGCGGAAGAGAATTATGCTGTTCAACTTGGTTAACAGATTTTAGAAGTGTAAATACCTCAGCAGCACGTTACCAACAACTGTCTTTAAATCCACAAAAATTAGCTGGACAATGCGGAAAATTAAAGTGTTGTTTAAATTATGAGCTAGACACTTACATGGATGCTCTTAAAGATTTCCCTGATTATGATACTAAATTAGTAACTGAAAAAGGAGATGCTGTTTGCCAAAAACAAGATATTTTTAAAGGATTAATGTGGTTTGCTTATACCAATAACTTTGCGAATTGGCATGTTTTAAAAATTGATCAGGTAAAAGAAATTGTTGCCGAAAATAAACTCAAAAAGAGAGTTTCTTCACTTGAAGATTTCGCAATAGAAGTTACTCAAGAGCCTGAAAAAGATTTCAATAATGCTATGGGCCAAGAAAGTTTAACTCGTTTTGACCAACCGAAAAGGAAGAAAAAACCAGCTAAAAAACGCAAAACTATTGGTGAAAATGCCGCGGCTGCTACCGCTGCCACTGTTATTACTCCTGCCAACAATCAAGCACCGAGAAGCATTAAACCAAATGGCAACAAACCAAACGGCAACAAACCAAACGGAAATAATAATAATAATAATAATAATAAGCCTAAGAACAATGCTGGAAATGACAAAAAACCAGCAGAACCAAGAAAACCAATAATTATTACAAAAAATGAGAATAAAAAATAG
- a CDS encoding ferredoxin, whose protein sequence is MVIITLQRDKCIGCNYCVEMDPVHFQMSKKDGKSVLIHSINAKGFYTLKSTNHTIVESCQLAAKACPVKIITVKET, encoded by the coding sequence ATGGTAATCATAACACTACAAAGAGACAAATGCATCGGTTGTAACTACTGCGTAGAAATGGACCCAGTACATTTTCAAATGTCAAAAAAAGACGGAAAATCTGTTCTGATTCATTCGATAAATGCAAAAGGATTTTATACTTTAAAATCTACAAATCATACCATTGTCGAAAGTTGTCAATTGGCAGCAAAAGCTTGTCCAGTAAAAATCATCACAGTTAAAGAAACATAG
- a CDS encoding peptidase U32 family protein produces MTINNTIELMAPAGSFESLQAALDNGADSIYFGVEQLNMRARSTVNFTMDDLQEIAARCATKNVRSYLTLNTIIYDHDLSVVKTLLNKAKEANITAVIASDQAVIAMARTIGMEVHISTQLNVTNIETIKFYSLFADTMVLSRELSLRQVKSITDQIEKEQIKGPNGNLIEIEIFGHGALCMAVSGKCYLSLHSNNSSANRGACKQNCRKKYTVIDQETGFEIEVDNEYLMSPKDLCTIDFLDQVIDSGIKVLKIEGRGRAPEYVATVIKTYREAIDSYYDGSFSKEKITVWMEALNTVYNRGFWSGYYLGQELGEWSDIPGSAATQKKVYVGKGTHYFQKAEVGQFKIEAYDIKIGDRILVTGPSTGAQEMVIDEMYVNDIIADKATKGDDCTFKMPFRIRMSDKLYKIVEA; encoded by the coding sequence ATGACAATAAACAATACAATTGAACTTATGGCTCCCGCAGGGAGCTTTGAGTCGCTTCAGGCTGCGCTTGATAATGGCGCCGATTCAATTTATTTTGGAGTAGAACAACTCAACATGCGAGCACGTTCAACGGTTAATTTTACCATGGATGATCTGCAAGAAATAGCTGCTCGTTGTGCTACCAAAAATGTTCGAAGCTACCTTACGCTAAACACAATAATTTATGACCACGATTTATCGGTTGTAAAAACATTATTGAACAAAGCCAAAGAAGCTAACATTACAGCCGTAATCGCATCTGACCAAGCCGTAATTGCAATGGCAAGAACGATTGGTATGGAAGTGCACATTTCGACACAGCTGAATGTGACCAATATCGAGACAATAAAATTTTACAGCTTATTTGCAGACACAATGGTTTTAAGCCGAGAATTGAGTCTTCGTCAGGTAAAAAGTATTACGGATCAAATTGAGAAAGAACAAATAAAAGGTCCAAACGGAAATTTAATTGAAATCGAAATCTTCGGACATGGTGCTTTATGCATGGCTGTTTCTGGAAAATGCTACTTGAGTTTACATTCAAACAACTCATCGGCGAACCGAGGCGCTTGCAAACAAAATTGCCGTAAAAAATATACTGTCATAGATCAAGAAACAGGTTTTGAAATTGAAGTCGATAACGAATACCTTATGTCACCTAAAGATTTATGTACAATTGATTTTCTAGATCAAGTAATTGATTCAGGAATTAAAGTTTTAAAAATTGAGGGACGCGGTCGTGCTCCAGAATATGTAGCAACAGTAATAAAAACATATCGCGAAGCTATTGATTCTTATTACGATGGTAGTTTTTCTAAAGAAAAAATCACTGTTTGGATGGAAGCTTTAAACACCGTTTATAATCGTGGATTTTGGTCAGGATATTACCTAGGACAAGAATTAGGTGAATGGAGTGACATCCCTGGATCAGCGGCAACTCAGAAAAAAGTTTATGTCGGCAAAGGAACCCATTACTTCCAAAAAGCCGAAGTAGGACAATTCAAAATAGAAGCTTACGACATTAAAATTGGAGATAGAATCCTTGTAACAGGACCAAGTACTGGAGCGCAAGAAATGGTAATCGACGAAATGTATGTAAACGACATCATAGCCGATAAGGCAACAAAAGGCGATGATTGCACCTTCAAAATGCCATTCAGAATCAGAATGTCTGATAAATTATATAAAATAGTTGAGGCGTAA